A single genomic interval of Hippoglossus stenolepis isolate QCI-W04-F060 chromosome 24, HSTE1.2, whole genome shotgun sequence harbors:
- the LOC118103604 gene encoding uncharacterized protein LOC118103604 isoform X1 — MAAVCPPRRALMEIPAPQPKIAARMRRSYLEILGARLAPSPLPRGRRASASTRRVHSLDLPIGGVWTGRIVEQCEKMDEHQAPLSKQQLVQLIRSLILVEQSQEPRVLASDLKYLQEDLQLKKANVYRSIPYSRFGSNRDAHCYRKAYPHLVAFKVSCQEWGHVLLRNKEWDAMLEHTLMAWRYTSELPQWDTANHNAVREQCYGILAAHSLTALQHYRPETNRGRELLRRLKMAQLYSQSIVPCIQELQKIMGCAEDSSVDSK; from the exons ATGGCAGCTGTGTGTCCGCCTCGACGGGCCCTGATGGAGATACCTGCCCCACAGCCGAAAATAGCAG CTCGGATGAGGAGGTCCTACCTGGAGATTTTAGGTGCTCGCTTGGCTCCATCTCCACTTCCGAGGGGCAGAAGGGCATCTGCGAGCACCAGGCGTGTGCACTCAT TGGACTTGCCCATTGGCGGTGTGTGGACTGGCAGAATAGTGGAGCAGTGCGAGAAGATGGACGAGCACCAAGCCCCGCTCTCCAAACAGCAGCTCGTGCAGCTGATCAGATCCCTCATCTTGGTTGAACAG aGCCAAGAGCCCAGGGTCCTGGCCTCGGACTTGAAGTATCTCCAGGAAGACCTGCAGCTAAAGAAGGCGAACGTTTACAGGTCCATCCCGTACTCGCGCTTCGGCTCCAACAGAGATGCTCACTGCTACAGGAAGGCGTATCCCCACCTGGTGGCGTTCAAA gTCTCCTGTCAGGAGTGGGGCCATGTCCTTCTGAGGAACAAAGAGTGGGACGCCATGTTGGAGCACACGCTGATGGCGTGGCGCTACACCAGTGAGCTGCCACAGTGGGACACAGCGAACCACAACGCGGTCCGAGAGCAGTGCTACGGCATCCTGGCGGCTCACAGCCTCACTGCTCTCCAGCATTACCGGCCTGAAACCAACAGAGGACGCGAGCTGCTCAGAAG GTTGAAGATGGCTCAGCTGTACAGCCAGTCAATCGTGCCCTGTATTCAGGAGCTGCAGAAGATTATGGGATGTGCAGAAGACTCCTCTGTGGATTCCAAATAA
- the LOC118103604 gene encoding uncharacterized protein LOC118103604 isoform X2 produces MAAVCPPRRALMEIPAPQPKIAARMRRSYLEILGARLAPSPLPRGRRASASTRRVHSLDLPIGGVWTGRIVEQCEKMDEHQAPLSKQQLVQLIRSLILVEQSQEPRVLASDLKYLQEDLQLKKANVYRSIPYSRFGSNRDAHCYRKAYPHLVAFKVSCQEWGHVLLRNKEWDAMLEHTLMAWRYTSELPQWDTANHNAVREQCYGILAAHSLTALQHYRPETNRGRELLRSRLKYSPESTSHWSPLSPPVEC; encoded by the exons ATGGCAGCTGTGTGTCCGCCTCGACGGGCCCTGATGGAGATACCTGCCCCACAGCCGAAAATAGCAG CTCGGATGAGGAGGTCCTACCTGGAGATTTTAGGTGCTCGCTTGGCTCCATCTCCACTTCCGAGGGGCAGAAGGGCATCTGCGAGCACCAGGCGTGTGCACTCAT TGGACTTGCCCATTGGCGGTGTGTGGACTGGCAGAATAGTGGAGCAGTGCGAGAAGATGGACGAGCACCAAGCCCCGCTCTCCAAACAGCAGCTCGTGCAGCTGATCAGATCCCTCATCTTGGTTGAACAG aGCCAAGAGCCCAGGGTCCTGGCCTCGGACTTGAAGTATCTCCAGGAAGACCTGCAGCTAAAGAAGGCGAACGTTTACAGGTCCATCCCGTACTCGCGCTTCGGCTCCAACAGAGATGCTCACTGCTACAGGAAGGCGTATCCCCACCTGGTGGCGTTCAAA gTCTCCTGTCAGGAGTGGGGCCATGTCCTTCTGAGGAACAAAGAGTGGGACGCCATGTTGGAGCACACGCTGATGGCGTGGCGCTACACCAGTGAGCTGCCACAGTGGGACACAGCGAACCACAACGCGGTCCGAGAGCAGTGCTACGGCATCCTGGCGGCTCACAGCCTCACTGCTCTCCAGCATTACCGGCCTGAAACCAACAGAGGACGCGAGCTGCTCAGAAG CCGACTAAAATATTCCCCAGAATCTACATCCCACTGGAGTCCCCTCTCGCCACCTGTTGAGT GTTGA
- the tuba8l2 gene encoding tubulin, alpha 8 like 2, giving the protein MLDNTKGGGIDASFNTFFSETKAGKHVPRTIFVDLEPTVIDEVRTGTYRKLYHPEQLISGKECAANNYARGRYTTGQYVIEQVMDRTRKLADQCTGLQGFLIYRSFGGGTGSGFTSLLMERLSEEYGKRSKLEFSIYPSPHLSTAVVEPYNSILTTHTTLEHSNCTFLVDNEAIYDICSRNLDMERPFYTNLNRLIGQVSSSITASLRFNGVLNVDLIEFQTNLVPYPRIHFPLATYAPVISAEKAYHEQLSVADITNACFEPANQMVKCDPRHGKYMSCCLLYRGDVVPKDANSAIATIKNKRTIQFVDWCPTGFKVGINHQAPTVVPGGDLAKVQRSVCMLGNTTAIAEAWARLNHKFDLMYAKRAFVHWYVGEGMEEGEFSEAREDMAALEKDYEEVGSSSVVEEDEDEEY; this is encoded by the exons ATGCTCGACAACACGAAGGGTGGAGGTATAGATGCCTCCTTCAACACCTTCTTCAGTGAGACTAAAGCTGGCAAACATGTTCCCAGAACTATTTTTGTCGACCTGGAGCCAACAGTCATTG ATGAAGTGCGAACTGGAACCTACCGCAAGCTCTACCACCCTGAGCAGCTGATCTCGGGTAAGGAGTGTGCAGCCAACAACTACGCTCGTGGTCGCTACACTACTGGACAATATGTAATCGAACAGGTTATGGATAGGACTCGTAAACTG GCTGACCAGTGCACAGGGCTCCAGGGTTTCTTAATCTATCGCTCCTTTGGAGGAGGAACTGGCTCAGGCTTCACCTCTCTGCTGATGGAGCGTCTCTCTGAAGAGTACGGCAAAAGGTCCAAGCTGGAGTTTTCCATCTACCCATCTCCTCATTTGTCCACAGCTGTGGTGGAACCCTACAACTCCATCCTGACCACCCACACTACCCTGGAGCACTCCAATTGCACCTTTCTGGTGGACAACGAGGCCATCTATGACATCTGCTCCAGGAACCTTGACATGGAGCGCCCCTTCTACACCAACCTCAACAGGCTGATTGGACAggtttcctcctccatcaccgcCTCCCTGCGCTTCAACGGTGTCCTGAATGTCGATCTGATCGAGTTCCAGACCAACCTGGTGCCCTACCCCCGTATCCACTTCCCTCTGGCCACCTATGCCCCAGTTATCTCTGCAGAGAAGGCCTATCACGAGCAGCTCTCTGTGGCTGACATCACAAACGCCTGCTTCgagccagccaatcagatggtGAAATGCGACCCTCGTCACGGCAAGTACAtgtcctgctgcctcctgtacCGTGGAGACGTGGTGCCCAAAGATGCCAACTCTGCCATCGCCACCATCAAGAACAAGCGTACCATCCAGTTTGTGGACTGGTGTCCCACAGGCTTCAAGGTGGGCATCAATCACCAGGCCCCCACTGTGGTTCCTGGTGGAGACCTGGCCAAAGTGCAGAGGTCCGTGTGCATGCTGGGCAACACAACCGCCATCGCAGAGGCCTGGGCTCGACTGAACCACAAGTTTGACCTCATGTACGCCAAGAGGGCCTTCGTCCACTGGTACGTTGGAGAGGgaatggaggagggagagttctCTGAGGCCAGGGAGGACATGGCCGCTCTGGAGAAAGATTATGAAGAGGTTGGATCCAGCAGTGTTGTcgaggaggatgaagacgaaGAGTATTAG